The Urbifossiella limnaea genome has a window encoding:
- the trpD gene encoding anthranilate phosphoribosyltransferase codes for MDLPPPPWFAELFPQLLAGRALPGGRVTEAVRDLVAGRVDDARAAAFLTALRMKGEAATEIAAAALVLREQMVRLVPVSGHVLDTCGTGGDDSGSFNISTAAALVACAAGVPVVKHGNRAVSSRSGSADVLRELGVPVEAGADWAQKCLDRIGFAFCYAPHFHRGMAHVSALRRKLGVRTLFNLLGPLANPADAPYQLLGVGKPELLDPLAGAIAELGTRQAVLVCSRDGLDEVSLAAPTMVRVVRGKEYEAREWEPAEFGLGAVPLSAIVADGPAESAAAIRRVLADEDIPARRIVLANAAAALWAAEAVPTLRAGVEKAEAALAAGTPRALLEQLTRPN; via the coding sequence GTGGACCTGCCGCCGCCGCCCTGGTTCGCCGAGCTGTTCCCGCAGCTGCTGGCCGGCCGCGCCCTCCCCGGCGGCCGCGTCACCGAGGCCGTCCGCGACCTCGTCGCCGGCCGCGTCGACGACGCCCGCGCCGCCGCCTTCCTGACGGCCCTGCGGATGAAGGGCGAGGCGGCTACCGAAATCGCGGCCGCGGCACTCGTTCTGCGGGAGCAGATGGTGCGGCTGGTGCCGGTCAGCGGCCACGTCCTCGACACCTGCGGCACCGGCGGCGACGACAGCGGCTCGTTCAACATCAGCACCGCGGCGGCGCTGGTGGCGTGTGCCGCGGGCGTGCCGGTGGTGAAGCACGGCAACCGCGCCGTGTCCAGCCGCTCCGGCAGCGCCGACGTTCTCCGCGAACTCGGCGTGCCGGTCGAGGCCGGGGCCGACTGGGCGCAGAAGTGCCTGGACCGCATCGGCTTCGCGTTCTGCTACGCCCCGCACTTCCACCGCGGCATGGCGCACGTGTCGGCCCTGCGGCGGAAGCTCGGCGTGCGGACGCTGTTCAACCTGCTCGGCCCGCTCGCCAACCCGGCCGACGCCCCGTACCAGCTGCTCGGCGTCGGCAAGCCGGAGCTGCTTGACCCGCTCGCCGGCGCCATCGCCGAGCTCGGCACCCGGCAGGCCGTGCTGGTGTGCAGCCGCGACGGGCTGGACGAAGTCAGCCTCGCGGCGCCGACGATGGTGCGGGTGGTGCGCGGCAAGGAGTACGAGGCGCGCGAGTGGGAGCCGGCCGAGTTCGGCCTCGGCGCGGTGCCCTTGAGCGCGATCGTGGCCGACGGCCCGGCCGAGAGTGCGGCGGCGATTCGCCGGGTGCTCGCCGACGAGGACATTCCCGCGCGGCGGATCGTGCTGGCGAACGCGGCCGCGGCGCTGTGGGCGGCGGAGGCCGTGCCGACGCTCCGGGCCGGCGTCGAGAAGGCCGAGGCGGCGCTGGCCGCCGGCACCCCGCGGGCGCTGCTGGAGCAACTGACGCGGCCCAACTGA
- a CDS encoding nucleoside hydrolase has translation MPRKIVIVADPGIDTAFAVALALADPTLEVVGLLPTAGNVSAEQATANVHTLVDVLDPPKWPKLAAALPAKYDLDGLALHGPGGLGGVSFPTATRHALHPADKVLVELAHEHPREVTLICLGPLTTLAAALDRDPTLPAVLAETVIVGGAWKVPGNAGPGSEFHFALDPDAARRVLHAELNPLLLPLDATRKLVFSPSDLLDLPNPDSRTCQFLRQIVPYGIRASSALYGIEGYHLKDVLGVAVVALPGVVTADARHADVEARGDLTRGMLVVDVRPKPAGPPTARVATDVSVGEVRQYIERTLKAAP, from the coding sequence GTGCCCCGCAAGATCGTCATCGTCGCCGACCCCGGCATCGACACCGCGTTCGCGGTCGCACTCGCCCTCGCCGACCCGACGCTCGAAGTCGTCGGCCTCCTCCCCACCGCCGGCAACGTCTCGGCCGAGCAGGCCACGGCCAACGTCCACACGCTGGTCGACGTGCTCGACCCGCCGAAGTGGCCGAAGCTGGCCGCGGCGCTGCCGGCGAAGTACGACCTGGACGGCCTCGCCCTCCACGGCCCCGGCGGGCTCGGCGGCGTCAGCTTCCCCACCGCGACGCGACACGCCCTGCACCCGGCCGACAAGGTGCTCGTGGAGCTGGCCCACGAGCACCCGCGCGAGGTCACGCTGATCTGCCTCGGGCCGCTCACCACCCTCGCCGCCGCCCTCGACCGCGACCCCACGCTGCCGGCGGTGCTGGCGGAAACGGTCATCGTCGGCGGGGCGTGGAAGGTGCCGGGGAACGCCGGGCCGGGGTCCGAGTTCCACTTCGCGCTCGACCCGGACGCCGCCCGCCGGGTGCTGCACGCCGAGCTGAACCCGCTGCTGCTGCCGCTCGACGCCACGCGGAAGCTGGTGTTCTCGCCGTCGGACCTGCTCGACCTGCCGAACCCGGACTCGCGGACGTGCCAGTTCCTGCGGCAGATCGTCCCGTACGGCATCCGGGCGAGCTCGGCCCTGTACGGCATCGAGGGCTACCACCTGAAGGACGTGCTGGGCGTGGCGGTGGTGGCCCTGCCCGGGGTGGTGACGGCCGACGCCCGGCACGCCGACGTGGAGGCCCGCGGCGACCTGACCCGCGGCATGCTGGTGGTGGACGTGCGGCCGAAGCCCGCCGGACCGCCGACCGCCCGGGTCGCCACCGACGTGTCGGTCGGCGAGGTGCGGCAGTACATCGAGCGGACGCTGAAGGCGGCGCCGTGA
- a CDS encoding protein kinase domain-containing protein, translated as MYVLMQCVAEAVVAKGVRGLAELVPGGGFVYDIANEAHRRLRDRKRSDQIREEVVAIAAAGVEEVRKVAEQVVQEVAKNATPADKAALELYLTQVPGAVRASFRRAEDPSGRSVPDQFALNDGADLARRLPSKLPKFRPGDPLPGRPGWVVGELLGSGGFGEVWLARNPSLAALKGAVKFGTDPQARERLLRHEGGLVSRVMEEGRHPNIVPLLDAYLEGDAPWLMYEYVSGGELGSLIGAWQTSTPADRASKTVAALRTLAAAVGHFHQLRPPLVHRDLKPANILVRGTAASPQLLVADFGIGGVAADAALAAEATRRSSGYLGSQLWGSHTPLYASPQQQRGEKPDPRDDVHALGVIGYQMLTGKLDTAPGADFARTLKRLNVPEPLIELLGDCAAHDPEHRPKDAAELAVRLAKLDAPGAAAPPVEGPQIVACPTCGVSLRFRAGATALRCTRCGTVFNPSATAAPPKVAVVEAVVASPAPPPPPATKRPVVTVRRDPDADRPRRRDDDRDRDRDRRPEREERDGPSVKAWLIAGGGVVASLLIILVVVLATGRDRTTAQNTPPDQTPTPTPTPTPTPTPNSTPTPRPAPFVPNLTPPVVPIISDPTPRPTKNRKGMEDQFLAPPVVQTVAQIRTFQSPTLAKQFAEIGYAADGQLLMGVTAEGDVTLVSAVNGAERMSFSTGVKGFRPLVFPDGGTMVTAMDGKKDLFVVTIGAAVPKSGWPKMPGFTDVPTAVALSKNGEWVAAGGDEGAVSAWRKGSNGLPVRFIGPGKGQRTFAGRVDAVTFSDHIFPELLAASGNTVREWQSFGDWKTNRTLMAEGPILAFPSQLKHRRVAAVVANRGVTVWEGETGGVGASPLEGPIREYTKAAVGASAFESRYAALGADGKFGFWDGQRATKLEPEENQPPAADLDFGKDGNVLAVGHLDGSVTLWHPGDRFGRTPPKQAVKITDHGGPVVATSWSPDGKDLATVDRTGRVRVWGGMKLDPPGATPYVMKAP; from the coding sequence ATGTACGTCCTGATGCAGTGCGTCGCCGAGGCGGTGGTGGCGAAGGGAGTGCGCGGGCTGGCCGAACTCGTCCCCGGCGGCGGCTTCGTCTACGACATCGCCAACGAGGCCCACCGCCGCCTCCGCGACCGCAAGCGGTCCGACCAAATACGAGAGGAAGTGGTCGCCATCGCCGCCGCGGGCGTGGAGGAGGTGCGCAAGGTCGCCGAGCAGGTCGTGCAGGAAGTGGCCAAGAACGCGACCCCGGCCGACAAGGCGGCGCTGGAGCTGTACCTGACCCAGGTCCCCGGCGCCGTCCGCGCCTCGTTCCGCCGGGCCGAAGACCCCTCCGGCCGGTCCGTGCCCGACCAGTTCGCCCTGAACGACGGCGCCGACCTGGCCCGCCGGCTGCCGTCGAAACTGCCGAAGTTCCGCCCCGGCGACCCGCTCCCCGGCCGGCCCGGGTGGGTCGTCGGCGAGCTCCTCGGCAGCGGCGGCTTCGGCGAGGTGTGGCTGGCGCGCAACCCCTCGCTGGCGGCGCTCAAGGGGGCCGTCAAGTTCGGCACCGACCCGCAGGCCCGCGAGCGGCTGCTCCGCCACGAGGGCGGGCTCGTCAGCCGGGTCATGGAGGAGGGCCGCCACCCCAACATCGTGCCGCTCCTCGACGCCTACCTCGAAGGCGACGCCCCGTGGCTGATGTACGAGTACGTCAGCGGCGGCGAGCTCGGCTCGCTCATCGGCGCCTGGCAGACCTCGACACCAGCCGATCGCGCGTCGAAAACCGTGGCCGCGCTGCGGACGCTCGCCGCGGCCGTCGGCCACTTCCACCAGCTGCGGCCGCCGCTCGTCCACCGCGACCTGAAGCCGGCGAACATCCTCGTCCGCGGCACCGCGGCGAGCCCGCAGCTGCTCGTCGCCGACTTCGGCATCGGCGGCGTCGCCGCGGACGCGGCCCTCGCCGCGGAGGCGACGCGCCGGTCGAGCGGGTACCTCGGGTCGCAGCTGTGGGGCTCGCACACGCCGCTGTACGCCAGCCCGCAGCAGCAGCGCGGCGAGAAGCCCGACCCGCGCGACGACGTTCACGCGCTGGGCGTCATCGGCTACCAGATGCTGACCGGCAAGCTCGACACCGCCCCCGGCGCCGACTTCGCCCGCACGCTGAAGCGGCTGAACGTGCCCGAGCCGCTGATCGAGCTTCTCGGCGACTGCGCCGCCCACGACCCCGAGCACCGGCCGAAGGACGCGGCCGAGCTCGCCGTCCGGCTGGCGAAGCTGGACGCGCCCGGCGCCGCGGCGCCGCCCGTCGAGGGGCCGCAGATCGTGGCGTGCCCGACGTGCGGCGTGTCGCTGCGGTTCCGGGCCGGGGCCACGGCGCTGCGCTGCACCCGCTGCGGCACCGTGTTCAACCCGTCGGCCACGGCCGCGCCGCCGAAGGTGGCCGTCGTCGAGGCGGTAGTCGCGTCGCCGGCCCCGCCGCCGCCCCCGGCGACGAAGCGGCCGGTAGTCACCGTCCGCCGCGACCCCGACGCCGACCGCCCGCGCCGCCGCGACGACGACCGCGACCGTGACCGCGACCGCCGCCCCGAGCGGGAGGAGCGCGACGGCCCGAGCGTGAAGGCGTGGCTGATCGCCGGCGGCGGCGTGGTGGCGTCGCTCCTCATCATCCTGGTGGTCGTGCTCGCCACCGGCCGCGACCGCACCACGGCTCAGAACACCCCGCCCGACCAGACCCCGACGCCGACGCCGACGCCGACCCCCACGCCGACGCCGAACTCGACGCCGACCCCGCGGCCGGCGCCGTTCGTGCCCAACTTGACCCCGCCGGTCGTGCCGATCATCTCGGACCCGACGCCGCGGCCGACGAAGAACCGGAAGGGGATGGAAGACCAGTTCCTGGCCCCCCCCGTGGTGCAGACGGTGGCCCAAATCCGCACGTTCCAGAGCCCCACGCTGGCGAAGCAGTTCGCCGAGATCGGCTACGCCGCCGACGGCCAGTTGCTCATGGGCGTGACTGCCGAGGGCGACGTGACCCTCGTGTCGGCCGTGAACGGCGCCGAGCGGATGAGCTTCTCCACGGGCGTGAAGGGCTTCCGCCCGCTGGTCTTCCCCGACGGCGGCACGATGGTAACGGCGATGGACGGCAAGAAGGACCTGTTCGTGGTCACCATCGGCGCGGCAGTCCCGAAGAGCGGGTGGCCGAAGATGCCCGGGTTCACGGACGTGCCGACGGCGGTGGCGCTGAGCAAGAACGGCGAGTGGGTCGCGGCCGGCGGCGACGAGGGGGCCGTGTCGGCGTGGCGCAAGGGGAGCAACGGCCTGCCGGTCCGCTTTATCGGCCCGGGGAAGGGGCAGCGGACGTTCGCCGGCCGGGTCGACGCGGTCACCTTCTCCGACCACATCTTCCCGGAGCTACTGGCCGCGAGCGGGAACACCGTCCGCGAGTGGCAGAGCTTCGGCGACTGGAAGACCAACCGGACGCTGATGGCCGAGGGGCCGATCCTGGCGTTCCCCTCGCAGCTAAAGCACCGGCGCGTGGCGGCGGTCGTCGCCAACCGCGGCGTCACGGTCTGGGAGGGAGAGACCGGCGGCGTCGGCGCGTCGCCGCTGGAGGGGCCGATCCGCGAGTACACGAAGGCGGCGGTCGGGGCGAGCGCCTTCGAGTCGCGGTACGCGGCGCTCGGGGCCGACGGCAAGTTCGGCTTCTGGGACGGCCAGCGGGCCACCAAGCTGGAGCCGGAGGAGAACCAGCCGCCGGCGGCCGACCTGGACTTCGGCAAGGACGGCAACGTCCTCGCCGTCGGCCACCTGGACGGCTCGGTAACCCTGTGGCACCCCGGCGACCGGTTCGGCCGCACGCCGCCGAAGCAGGCCGTGAAGATCACCGACCACGGCGGGCCGGTCGTGGCCACGTCGTGGAGCCCCGACGGCAAGGACCTGGCGACCGTGGACCGCACCGGCCGCGTGCGGGTGTGGGGCGGCATGAAGCTCGACCCGCCCGGCGCCACGCCGTACGTGATGAAGGCGCCGTGA
- a CDS encoding NHL repeat-containing protein: protein MKLPYLLALLATAAVPAAAGTAQPPAPPFAYLPCTAYHVLPGTHTDESGYFSLCEGKDGKVYIGTAAYGLNAYLIEFDPKTNRQRIVVDVNNTLGVATPPADRPSFAMQSKIHTRNYVSPSGVIYVGSKQGYRRGPADTADYPGGFVISFDPKTGKATNLGMPYKGEGVNDVTADEARGLAYVVTCEDHHWVIEDLKTKTFREPDPSLRLTPYAQTLLDHKGRAVVLTKDFRLARFDPAANKLEVRELASDGKPVGTAADKLGPVCWASTADGKAAYLIRMSDSTLFRLDLAAEGAKTPVADLGPLLKGKGFDSRGSLIVGHDGKVYALIRVDNTTGYGTGYLHHLVSYDPATKAPKDHGVLTVRNPDWFDFRPGPDGKAKPWSHGFHKLPDGTYTPLHAHMALYMARDGTLYATVIYPFTLLKIDVRDYRR, encoded by the coding sequence ATGAAACTCCCCTACCTCCTCGCGCTGCTCGCCACCGCCGCGGTGCCGGCGGCCGCCGGCACCGCGCAGCCGCCGGCGCCGCCGTTCGCGTACCTGCCCTGCACCGCGTACCACGTCCTCCCCGGCACCCACACCGACGAGTCCGGCTACTTCTCGCTGTGCGAAGGGAAGGACGGCAAGGTCTACATCGGCACCGCCGCCTACGGCCTCAACGCCTACCTCATCGAGTTCGACCCGAAGACGAACCGCCAGCGCATCGTCGTGGACGTGAACAACACCCTCGGCGTGGCGACGCCCCCGGCCGACCGGCCGAGCTTCGCCATGCAGTCGAAGATCCACACCCGCAACTACGTGTCGCCGTCCGGCGTCATCTACGTCGGCAGCAAGCAGGGCTACCGCCGCGGGCCGGCCGACACCGCCGACTACCCCGGCGGGTTCGTCATCAGCTTCGACCCGAAAACCGGCAAGGCGACGAACCTGGGCATGCCGTACAAGGGCGAGGGTGTCAACGACGTGACCGCCGACGAGGCCCGCGGGCTGGCCTACGTGGTGACGTGCGAGGACCACCACTGGGTGATCGAAGACCTGAAGACGAAGACGTTCCGCGAGCCCGACCCGAGCCTGCGCCTCACGCCTTACGCCCAGACCCTGCTGGATCACAAGGGCCGCGCCGTCGTGCTGACGAAGGACTTCCGCCTCGCCCGCTTCGACCCGGCCGCGAACAAGCTGGAGGTGCGCGAGCTGGCGTCGGACGGGAAGCCGGTCGGCACCGCGGCCGACAAGCTCGGCCCGGTCTGCTGGGCGTCCACCGCCGACGGCAAGGCGGCTTACCTCATCCGCATGTCGGACTCCACCCTGTTCCGCCTCGACCTCGCCGCGGAGGGGGCAAAGACGCCGGTGGCCGACCTCGGGCCGCTCCTCAAGGGGAAGGGCTTCGACAGCCGCGGGTCGCTGATCGTGGGGCACGACGGCAAGGTGTACGCGCTGATCCGCGTGGACAACACGACCGGCTACGGCACCGGCTACCTGCACCACCTGGTGAGCTACGACCCGGCGACGAAGGCGCCGAAGGACCACGGCGTGCTGACGGTGCGGAACCCGGACTGGTTCGACTTTCGCCCCGGGCCGGACGGCAAGGCGAAGCCGTGGAGCCACGGGTTCCACAAGCTGCCGGACGGGACGTACACGCCGCTGCACGCGCACATGGCGCTGTACATGGCCCGCGACGGGACCCTGTACGCCACGGTGATTTACCCGTTCACGCTGCTGAAGATCGACGTGCGCGACTACCGGCGGTGA
- a CDS encoding type 1 glutamine amidotransferase family protein gives MKRLALLAVVALAGPAPAQDRTPVRLIAEAEDFTPKSPGWKVVPYRENYFAGTFAVTFLSRMACLGAPEQLPAGTEAVAEQVVNVPYADSFELLARYEQPLDFSVEFAVEVEQAGKVVGRFPCGRLTDPRIWAFNDHKRVPFERYTWSGTDNIVWQHPGAVRLDAGPATLRLIASEQAENGKPRANAAKRHVDVLCLTNDRAGMEAQKKARYLEYDGWLVQDGDVFVRFTNPADAAAPVVPVVAPFDQGQHSPYYVHVRDWPTTHVLKSGRATTPAKYAIHGPRSEAVKAADLAPLLPPTAIIPDGEYLKPGERSGWVPLGPCLDALSDSQWFPQAKYLGKAPGEVYLRVEFAVPDKGTFKVVKDVTVKGKTANLSPACFDIPGVVNPNAELTHIRAERYWPAAIRTQKEVLDWLNAEVAKFPKRGSVPKRFLVYNLLGFSGALDAFPEAKHLATALGDNTAVNHGGQPRALVAHWTDPKVEALKKQEAARKGGLSDVKIVSYGDEIHLPPLPLTDAEFGQWLTARGVKYNGAVKFVPGEKVHPLYYYSQLAAREKGGAMYAAGTAYLKSKGVLTGANYSPHANFLVTEIDYVRTFKLKAMSMPWAEDYAWQIAEFSPQVVGYLTSALRCGAKYDDLPIHMYVMPHSPGQVPGEFRRSFYTAVGHGAKMVNYFCASPSAVGSTENYVDSYDLPMWKQIHACTHDAGTFEDYVMDGKVRPAKVGLLLSSVDDLITGVNNFSLALHNNERKAIYYALRHANIPVDFVTEDDIIEGRARNYQLIYVTQQYLHSRCIDALQKWCEAGGTVAALCGGGMKDEFQRENPAAARLYGATGAKIDADPQLVSRYLRKENTPFFAKHDLPRYEPFDAASWLKIKDVPVIAWKQPLTLLPGVPGGEALGTFRDGSPAVVGKAHGKGGAFLCGFLPGQAYLKSGLPLRPVDRGASADGFSHHLPTVMDAGLRDQLLLDGMRGEREVLRPVVVSAPLVETTVIDSPTKMAVTLVNWTPTPQKSVTVTIRDTPRPVAVRSVQRGELKFEMRNNDVVIALPLDAADMLLIDR, from the coding sequence ATGAAGCGCCTCGCACTCCTCGCCGTCGTCGCGCTCGCCGGCCCCGCCCCGGCCCAGGACCGCACGCCCGTCCGCCTCATCGCCGAGGCGGAAGACTTCACCCCGAAGTCGCCCGGGTGGAAGGTCGTGCCGTACCGCGAGAACTACTTCGCCGGCACGTTCGCCGTCACCTTCCTGTCGCGGATGGCGTGCCTCGGCGCCCCCGAGCAACTCCCCGCCGGCACCGAGGCCGTCGCCGAGCAGGTGGTGAACGTGCCCTACGCCGACAGCTTCGAGTTGCTGGCGCGCTACGAGCAACCGCTGGACTTCAGCGTCGAGTTCGCGGTGGAGGTAGAGCAGGCCGGCAAGGTCGTCGGCCGCTTCCCGTGCGGCCGGCTCACCGACCCGCGTATCTGGGCGTTCAACGACCACAAGCGCGTGCCGTTCGAGCGCTACACCTGGAGCGGCACCGACAACATCGTCTGGCAGCACCCAGGCGCCGTGAGGCTCGACGCCGGCCCGGCCACGCTCCGCCTCATCGCGTCCGAACAGGCCGAGAACGGCAAGCCGCGGGCGAACGCGGCGAAGCGGCACGTCGACGTGTTGTGCCTCACCAACGACCGCGCCGGCATGGAGGCGCAGAAGAAGGCCCGCTACCTCGAATACGACGGCTGGCTCGTGCAGGACGGCGACGTGTTCGTCCGCTTCACGAACCCCGCCGACGCAGCCGCCCCGGTGGTGCCGGTCGTCGCGCCGTTCGACCAGGGGCAGCACTCGCCGTACTACGTCCACGTCCGCGACTGGCCGACCACGCACGTCCTGAAGTCGGGCCGCGCCACCACGCCGGCGAAGTACGCCATCCACGGCCCGCGCTCGGAGGCGGTGAAGGCCGCCGACTTGGCCCCGCTGCTGCCCCCCACGGCGATCATCCCCGACGGCGAGTACCTGAAGCCCGGCGAGCGCAGCGGCTGGGTGCCGCTCGGGCCGTGCCTCGACGCGCTGAGCGACTCGCAATGGTTCCCGCAGGCGAAGTACCTGGGCAAGGCGCCGGGCGAGGTGTATCTCCGCGTCGAGTTCGCGGTGCCCGACAAGGGCACGTTCAAGGTCGTGAAGGACGTGACAGTCAAGGGCAAGACCGCGAACCTGTCGCCGGCGTGCTTCGACATCCCGGGTGTCGTGAACCCGAACGCGGAACTCACGCACATCCGCGCCGAGCGCTACTGGCCGGCGGCCATCCGCACGCAGAAGGAGGTGCTCGACTGGCTCAACGCCGAGGTGGCGAAGTTCCCGAAGCGCGGCTCGGTGCCGAAGCGGTTCCTCGTCTACAACCTGCTCGGCTTCAGCGGCGCGCTCGACGCCTTCCCCGAGGCGAAGCATCTGGCGACCGCGCTCGGCGACAACACGGCCGTGAACCACGGCGGCCAGCCGCGGGCGCTCGTCGCCCACTGGACCGACCCGAAGGTGGAAGCGCTAAAGAAGCAGGAAGCGGCGCGCAAGGGCGGCCTCTCGGACGTGAAGATCGTCAGCTACGGCGACGAGATCCACCTGCCGCCGCTGCCGCTGACGGACGCCGAGTTCGGCCAGTGGCTGACCGCCCGCGGCGTGAAGTACAACGGCGCCGTGAAGTTCGTGCCGGGGGAGAAGGTGCACCCGCTGTACTACTACTCGCAGCTGGCCGCCCGTGAGAAGGGCGGCGCGATGTACGCCGCCGGCACCGCGTACCTGAAGTCGAAGGGCGTGCTGACCGGCGCCAACTACTCGCCGCACGCCAACTTCCTGGTCACCGAGATCGACTACGTCCGCACGTTCAAGCTGAAGGCGATGAGCATGCCGTGGGCGGAGGACTACGCCTGGCAGATCGCCGAGTTCAGCCCGCAGGTGGTCGGCTACCTGACCAGCGCCCTCCGCTGCGGGGCGAAGTACGACGACCTGCCGATCCACATGTACGTGATGCCGCACTCGCCGGGCCAGGTGCCGGGCGAGTTCCGCCGCAGCTTCTACACCGCGGTCGGGCACGGGGCGAAGATGGTGAACTACTTCTGCGCCAGCCCGTCGGCGGTGGGGTCCACGGAGAACTACGTCGATTCCTACGACCTGCCGATGTGGAAGCAGATTCACGCCTGCACCCACGACGCCGGCACGTTCGAGGACTACGTGATGGACGGCAAGGTCCGCCCGGCGAAGGTCGGGCTCCTGCTGTCCAGCGTGGACGACCTCATCACCGGCGTGAACAACTTCAGCCTGGCCCTGCACAACAACGAGCGGAAGGCGATCTACTACGCCCTGCGCCACGCCAACATCCCGGTCGACTTCGTGACCGAGGACGACATCATCGAAGGGCGTGCGAGGAATTACCAGCTCATCTACGTGACGCAGCAGTACCTCCACTCGCGCTGCATCGACGCCCTCCAGAAGTGGTGCGAGGCGGGCGGTACTGTTGCGGCGCTGTGCGGCGGCGGGATGAAGGACGAGTTCCAGCGCGAGAACCCCGCCGCGGCCCGGCTCTACGGCGCCACCGGCGCGAAGATCGACGCCGACCCGCAGCTGGTGTCGCGCTACCTGCGAAAGGAGAACACGCCGTTCTTCGCCAAGCACGACCTGCCGCGGTACGAGCCGTTCGACGCGGCGAGCTGGCTCAAAATCAAGGACGTGCCGGTGATCGCCTGGAAGCAACCGCTCACCCTGCTCCCCGGTGTCCCGGGCGGGGAAGCGCTCGGCACCTTCCGCGACGGCTCGCCGGCGGTCGTCGGCAAGGCCCACGGGAAGGGCGGGGCGTTCTTGTGCGGGTTCCTCCCGGGACAGGCGTACCTCAAAAGTGGGTTGCCGCTGAGGCCGGTGGACCGCGGGGCGTCGGCGGACGGCTTCTCCCACCACCTCCCGACCGTGATGGACGCCGGCCTCCGGGATCAACTGCTGCTCGACGGCATGCGGGGCGAGCGGGAGGTGCTTCGCCCCGTGGTCGTGTCCGCGCCACTGGTCGAGACGACCGTGATCGACTCGCCGACGAAGATGGCCGTGACGCTCGTGAACTGGACGCCAACGCCGCAGAAGTCGGTGACGGTGACGATCCGCGACACGCCGCGGCCCGTCGCCGTGCGGAGCGTCCAGCGCGGGGAACTGAAGTTCGAGATGCGCAACAACGACGTGGTGATCGCGCTACCGCTCGACGCCGCCGACATGCTTCTGATCGACCGCTGA
- a CDS encoding aldo/keto reductase, whose amino-acid sequence MADLPADETRRDFLQAGVAATAAAAALAADAAGQPATATGLPTRPLGRTGVNVSILALGGWHVGDVKDQNEAIRIMHTALGEGLTFFDNCWDYHDGGAEEIMGRALAADGGKWRKACFLMTKVCARDARAVRSQVEDSLRRLRTETIDLMQMHEINFDNDPEWVVEQGGLEELLKIQKEGKVRFVGFTGHKSPHIHLKMMPVHTWQTVQMPINVCDQFYRSFAKDVIPAATKIGAGVIGMKSLGGGSKEGGGGKIVKDKVATVEECIRFALSQPIASLVTGIDSMEVLRQNLRIAREYRPFEPAELTALLAKVRPQAGDGRHERFKSTIDFEGPYHRRQHGFA is encoded by the coding sequence ATGGCCGACCTCCCCGCCGACGAAACGCGCCGCGACTTCCTCCAGGCCGGCGTCGCCGCCACCGCCGCTGCCGCGGCCCTCGCCGCCGACGCGGCCGGTCAGCCCGCCACCGCCACCGGCCTGCCCACCCGGCCGCTCGGCCGCACCGGCGTCAACGTGTCGATCCTCGCCCTCGGGGGTTGGCACGTCGGCGACGTGAAGGACCAGAACGAGGCCATCCGCATCATGCACACGGCCCTCGGCGAGGGGCTGACGTTCTTCGACAACTGCTGGGACTACCACGACGGCGGCGCCGAGGAGATCATGGGTCGCGCGCTGGCCGCCGACGGCGGCAAGTGGCGGAAGGCGTGCTTCCTGATGACCAAGGTGTGCGCCCGCGACGCCCGCGCCGTGCGGTCGCAGGTGGAAGACAGCCTCCGCCGGTTGCGCACCGAGACGATCGACCTGATGCAGATGCACGAGATCAATTTTGACAACGACCCCGAGTGGGTCGTCGAGCAGGGCGGGCTGGAAGAGCTGCTGAAGATTCAGAAGGAGGGGAAGGTGCGGTTCGTCGGCTTCACCGGCCACAAGAGCCCGCACATCCACCTGAAGATGATGCCGGTCCACACTTGGCAGACGGTGCAGATGCCGATCAACGTGTGCGACCAGTTCTACCGCAGCTTCGCCAAGGACGTGATCCCCGCGGCGACAAAGATCGGCGCCGGCGTGATCGGCATGAAGAGTCTGGGCGGCGGCAGCAAGGAGGGCGGCGGCGGCAAGATCGTCAAGGACAAGGTGGCCACGGTCGAGGAGTGCATCCGCTTCGCGCTGTCGCAGCCGATCGCGTCGCTGGTGACGGGCATCGACTCGATGGAGGTGCTGCGGCAGAACCTGCGGATCGCGCGCGAGTACCGGCCGTTCGAGCCGGCCGAGTTGACGGCGCTCCTGGCGAAGGTGCGGCCGCAGGCCGGCGACGGGCGGCACGAGCGGTTCAAGAGCACCATCGACTTCGAGGGGCCGTACCACCGCCGGCAGCACGGGTTCGCGTGA